The nucleotide window GAAGAAAAAATTGTGGGGGAAATTTTTGCGATCCAAAAGGTTATCGATCCCCTGGAAGTGATGTATCGCTCCTGTTATCCCGACCGGGAAGAGGAAATCCCCCCCCTTAAAGAGGCCCTGGAGCACCTAAAACAGGAAGCGATCCAGCGGTCAGAGCAAAACCGAGAGCTCCTTTCCCGACGGATGGAAGAACTCCGGCAGGAGATAAAAGCCCTGCGGGCTAACCCCTTTGCAAAAAGAAAATCCCTTTTTGGGGATAGTGATTCAGCTTCTTTAATTGATATACGAGGATGAGTACTACTAAGGACCCGCTGTTATTGCTTGACGCATACGGGCTTATCTATCGATTCTACTTTGCCTTCATCAGTCGTCCCCTGCGGAATAACCGGGGAGAAAACATCTCGGCCCTTCATGGCCTTTCCCGGTTTGTCTACCAGATCCTGACCGAAGGTTTTCCGTTGCACTCCGGAGATCCCTCCCGGAGTGCAGGTGTGTTCAGTGAAGGGGCTTCCCCCAGTAAGACCACGGAACCATCCACAAAAGTTACAGCGCCATCCCCAAAAGCAACGGGAACAACCCCTGCGATTATCCCCCAGCACATGGCGGTGGTGTTCGATTCTCCGGTGGCCACCTTTCGGCACGAACGATATCCGGAGTACAAGGCTACCCGACAAAAGGCCCCCCAGGATCTCCACGCCCAGGTGCCGCTGGTTAAAGAGTTCTTAGCAACCTTGGGCATTCCCATCCTCCAGGTGGAACGGTATGAAGCGGACGACATCATCGCTACCCTGGCGGAACGGTGCAAAAAGGAAGGGCGATCCTGCTACTTCATTTCGAGCGACAAGGACCTTTTACAGATGGTAGGTGAAGGGGTCTTCCAACTTCGTCCAGCCAAGACGGCAGGCACTAGCGGCAGCATCGCCGTGCAGGTGGTAGGCCCACAGGAAGTAGCCGCAGAATGGGCGGCCCATCCCGGGCAAATTCTGGACCTCTTAGCCCTTACGGGCGACAGTTCTGATAACGTCCCCGGGGTAAAGGGCATTGGCGATAAAACAGCTATCAAACTCATACAAGAATACCACAGCCTGGACAATCTCTATGCCCACATAGATGAAATTGAAGGGGCCCTTCAGAAAAAACTTATCGAGGGCCGAGAAATGGCCTACTTTTCCCGGGAACTTATTCAACTCGTTACCCAGGTGCCCCTCCCTGTACAGGATATTGAAGGGGAACTCCGTCTTCCGCCCCTTCACTTCAGGGAGGCCGGTGAATACCTTAAGCGGCAGGGACTCCGCCAGGTGGCCGCCGCATTTCTGGAACGGAGTTCCACAGAGAAAGAGCCCTCCCCTGTTTCCCAAGCTCAGCCCGAGTTGTGTCCAAGCCCTGCCCCATCCCTTCCTGCAGGCAAGAAGCAAGGCACAGGGCCTGCCAGGGAAACAGCGGGCCAGGCGTTCCTCTTCGAAGAAGTTCCGGCGGATACCTCTCAAGCGGAAGAGTCGGCGGAAGGAAAACTTGAGGGGACACATCCAACAAAGGGAGAAGAGATTCAGATATCCGACAGGGGCACCCTGACAGATAAGCAGGAAAAGGCCCAGAGCGCAACAACACCCTCCTATCAGTGTATTCTAGAAGCACCGGAACTCGAGGCTCTTTTCAGAAAGGCCCGGGAACAGCGCCTCCTCGCTCTGGACTTTGAAACAACCTCCTTAGAAGCCCTTACCACCTGTCCCGTCGGTTTTTCCTTTG belongs to Treponema sp. J25 and includes:
- a CDS encoding flagellar biosynthesis protein FlgN, with product MNQSAPRKIQTELSEEELAQRVAILKRFRELLVEQRNRFQQYLEVLDKQRDTIERGDTEALLSHVELEEKIVGEIFAIQKVIDPLEVMYRSCYPDREEEIPPLKEALEHLKQEAIQRSEQNRELLSRRMEELRQEIKALRANPFAKRKSLFGDSDSASLIDIRG